A window from Solanum stenotomum isolate F172 chromosome 7, ASM1918654v1, whole genome shotgun sequence encodes these proteins:
- the LOC125870657 gene encoding U-box domain-containing protein 24-like, with translation MAELVPIGTILAVISSQVMKTAQAANDVVFEKESFKVLGNYLLDIEPVLKELQLQKLNDSPAARQALESIEADLKKANDLVEKYKNRARFYLLVKCRSIVKEVQEVTRDIGKSLAALSLVNMEVLSGISEEVTRLQNEMQRANFEASQSRLQIVNKLNQGLSDQIHDQEFANNILKEIARAAGVPVEPAEITKELDNFKKEKEEAAYRKERAEVLFLNQVIELLSRADAARNYEEVKSQYFQRVSIIEGYDPREEYIQPFKAFICCITGIIMVDPVSLCTGTACERTSIQAWFDSGEKIDPETGEELQDLSIRPNLQLRQLIQEWKELNYCIIIRACKGKLLSGVDASIEEALAQMQELMKANSINKEWVTIGGLTEVVISKLGMLRNGYLQDKVMITLKDVVDGHARNKDVFVENQGFENVVACFGKNYATSTAAIELIYEVLQDQSSWNLPYCQKLSQQSNSILLLVSFIKNQASPSAEKAEQILSKLCDEEEENIVKAAREGWYGPLIDTLHHGSASSRMSIVRAILGLELRDEDMKLLGEKGVILPLLEMTSGNIESKELSLSALVKLSSFYDNKILIAAAGGVAIVLKLMISSHVRSIIIAKCCEVLANLSGNGDGVKFLIDETGNQLVLEPVIAYLLAFQQNLTSSSDPVRRHALRALLGICQSQAGLVKSAVLSAGGVSAVLPLLDDPNQEIREAAINLLFLFSQHEPEGVVEYLLKPRRLEALVGFLENDSKGDVQMAAAGLLANLPKSETSLREKLIELGGLKAIINILKSGTMEAKENALSAFFRFTDPTNLESQRNVVELGAYPILVSFLKADSITAQARAAALLTDLSMRSHELSALSRKASCFCIGRARAPICPAHGGACSVSKTFCLLEVNALPDLVKLLKEKIHATSYEAIQTLSTLVCEESPHRGANVLHKEDAISPIIEVLNWGSESLKGEALGVLEKVFMSREMVDLYGLTAKLHLARLTGGRIYEDGHLQRKAARVLLLIERQPRSSRSLIAGISG, from the exons ATGGCGGAGTTAGTTCCAATTGGGACTATTTTGGCTGTGATTAGTAGTCAAGTAATGAAAACCGCTCAAGCTGCGAATGATGTAGTATTTGAGAAGGAGAGTTTTAAGGTTCTTGGGAACTATCTTTTGGACATTGAGCCTGTCTTGAAAGAATTGCAGCTGCAGAAGTTAAACGATTCCCCGGCTGCAAGGCAAGCTTTGGAATCCATTGAAGCTGACTTAAAGAAGGCTAATGACTTGGTTGAGAAGTATAAGAACCGAGCCCGTTTCTACTTGCTGGTCAAGTGTAGGAGCATTGTTAAGGAGGTACAGGAAGTCACTAGGGACATTGGAAAATCTTTGGCCGCATTATCCCTTGTCAACATGGAAGTCTTGTCAGGGATTTCAGAAGAGGTAACTAGGCTGCAGAATGAAATGCAAAGAGCTAACTTTGAGGCATCTCAGTCGCGGCTCCAAATTGTTAACAAGTTAAACCAAGGTCTATCGGATCAGATACATGACCAAGAATTTGCTAACAATATTCTTAAAGAAATAGCAAGGGCTGCTGGGGTGCCAGTGGAGCCAGCAGAGATAACGAAAGAGCTAGACAATttcaaaaaagagaaagaagaagctGCTTACCGGAAAGAGAGAGCTGAAGTCTTGTTTTTGAATCAAGTCATTGAGCTTCTTTCACGAGCTGATGCTGCAAGAAATTATGAGGAAGTCAAAAGCCAATATTTCCAGAGAGTTAGCATTATAGAGGGATATGATCCTAGAGAAGAATACATTCAGCCATTTAAAGCTTTTATTTGTTGTATAACAGGAATTATAATGGTAGATCCTGTAAGCCTATGTACCGGTACTGCCTGTGAGAGAACTTCTATCCAAGCTTGGTTTGACTCGGGGGAGAAAATTGATCCGGAAACAGGTGAAGAGCTGCAGGATTTGTCGATCAGGCCAAACCTCCAATTGAGACAACTAATCCAGGAGTGGAAAGAGCTCAACTATTGCATCATAATCAGGGCTTGCAAGGGGAAATTGCTTTCTGGAGTGGATGCATCAATTGAGGAGGCTCTTGCACAAATGCAAGAACTAATGAAAGCAAATTCGATAAATAAAGAATGGGTGACAATCGGGGGACTCACTGAAGTTGTCATCTCCAAGCTTGGCATGTTGCGTAATGGATATCTGCAAGATAAAGTGATGATTACGTTAAAGGACGTCGTAGATGGTCATGCTAGAAACAAG GACGTATTCGTTGAGAACCAGGGGTTTGAGAATGTTGTAGCATGCTTCGGAAAAAACTATGCCACTTCAACCGCTGCAATTGAGCTGATATATGAGGTTCTCCAAGATCAGTCTAGTTGGAACTTGCCTTATTGCCAGAAGCTTTCTCAGCAGTCCAATTCAATCTTGCTTCTCGTCTCCTTTATCAAAAATCAGGCCAGTCCATCAGCTGAAAAAGCAGAACAAATCCTGTCTAAGCTTTGTGATGAGGAAGAGGAGAACATTGTTAAGGCTGCTCGAGAGGGATGGTATGGACCACTTATCGATACGTTACACCATG GATCAGCATCTTCAAGAATGTCAATTGTTAGAGCAATTCTCGGTTTGGAACTCAGGGATGAAGATATGAAGCTTCTTGGGGAGAAAGGGGTTATTCTTCCTCTGCTTGAGATGACATCTGGAAATATTGAATCGAAAGAACTTTCATTATCTGCACTTGTGAAGCTATCAAGCTTTTATGACAATAAGATACTTATAGCTGCGGCTGGAGGGGTTGCTATCGTTTTAAAGCTAATGATTTCATCCCATGTACGTTCAATTATCATCGCTAAGTGCTGTGAAGTTCTAGCTAATCTATCTGGCAATGGTGATGGAGTTAAGTTCTTGATCGATGAAACTGGAAACCAACTTGTACTAGAGCCTGTAATCGCGTACTTGCTGGCTTTTCAACAGAATCTTACATCCTCCTCGGACCCTGTTCGTAGGCATGCTTTACGTGCACTATTAGGAATCTGTCAATCTCAAGCTGGACTTGTCAAATCAGCAGTTCTCTCTGCCGGTGGTGTTTCAGCTGTCCTTCCCCTTCTTGATGATCCGAACCAGGAAATACGAGAAGCAGCAATCAatcttcttttcctcttctcaCAGCACGAGCCAGAGGGTGTCGTTGAGTATCTTCTTAAGCCAAGAAGATTGGAAGCTTTAGTTGGTTTTCTTGAAAATGATAGCAAAGGTGATGTACAGATGGCTGCAGCCGGTTTACTAGCCAACCTTCCTAAATCGGAAACTTCACTCAGAGAGAAACTCATAGAATTAGGTGGCCTAAAGGCAATCATTAACATCTTGAAATCCGGTACCATGGAGGCTAAGGAAAATGCTCTTAGTGCCTTCTTCAGGTTCACAGATCCAACAAATCTCGAGTCTCAACGTAACGTGGTTGAGCTTGGAGCATATCCTATACTGGTAAGCTTTCTCAAAGCTGATTCAATAACTGCACAAGCAAGAGCAGCTGCACTATTAACGGATCTATCAATGCGCAGTCATGAACTCAGTGCATTATCTAGGAAAGCTTCTTGTTTCTGTATTGGACGAGCACGTGCTCCTATCTGTCCTGCCCACGGGGGTGCCTGCAGCGTGAGCAAAACATTCTGTCTATTGGAGGTAAATGCATTGCCTGATTTGGTTAAACTCTTAAAAGAAAAGATACATGCCACGTCTTATGAGGCGATTCAAACACTCTCAACTCTGGTTTGCGAAGAATCGCCTCATAGAGGAGCCAATGTGCTGCACAAGGAGGATGCAATATCACCAATCATAGAAGTTCTAAACTGGGGATCAGAATCTTTAAAGGGAGAAGCTTTAGGGGTCCTGGAAAAAGTGTTTATGTCGAGGGAAATGGTGGATCTCTATGGACTAACAGCTAAGTTACATCTCGCGCGTTTAACAGGAGGTAGAATTTATGAAGATGGACATCTCCAAAGAAAAGCTGCTAGAGTCTTGTTACTTATCGAACGTCAACCTAGATCATCCAGATCTCTCATTGCAGGAATATCCGGTTAA
- the LOC125870667 gene encoding 3-ketoacyl-CoA synthase 20-like produces MGDESTRRVSIEANHHDDQRINSNKLPNFLLSVRLKYVKLGYHYLISHAMYLFLIPILIALFAQLSTITMEDMVQLWNQLKFNLVTVILCSALIVFLATLYFMTRPRKVYLVDFSCYKPKPEVMCPKELFMERSKLAGIFTEENLAFQKKILERSGLGQKTYFPEALLKLPPNPCMAEARKEAEMVMFGAIDELLEKTGVKAKDIGILVVNCSLFNPTPSLSAMIVNHYKLRGNILSYNLGGMGCSAGLISIDLAKQMLQVQPNSYALVVSMENITLNWYFGNNRSMLVSNCIFRMGGAAILLSNKSSDRRRSKYQLIHTVRTHKGADDKSYGCVFQEEDDSKKIGVALSKDLMAVAGEALKTNITTLGPIVLPMSEQLLFFATLVARKVLKMKIKPYIPDFKLAFEHFCIHAGGRAVLDELEKNLELSEWHMEPSRMTLYRFGNTSSSSLWYELAYTEAKGRIKKGDRTWQIAFGSGFKCNSAVWCALRTIDPAKEKNPWMDEIDEFPVEVPRVVTINDS; encoded by the exons ATGGGAGATGAATCAACTAGAAGAGTTTCAATTGAAGCTAATCATCATGATGATCAAAGAATTAATAGTAATAAACTTCCAAATTTTCTATTATCAGTTAGGCTCAAATATGTTAAACTTGGCTACCATTATTTGATTAGCCATGCTATGTATTTGTTCCTTATCCCAATTTTAATTGCTTTATTTGCTCAACTTTCAACAATTACTATGGAAGATATGGTTCAATTATGGAACCAACTAAAATTCAATCTTGTCACAGTAATTTTATGCTCAGCCCTCATAGTTTTCTTGGCTACACTTTATTTTATGACTAGGCCACGTAAAGTGTACCTAGTCGATTTTTCGTGTTACAAACCCAAACCTGAAGTTATGTGTCCTAAGGAATTATTCATGGAGAGATCAAAATTAGCCGGAATTTTCACTGAGGAGAATTTGGCctttcaaaagaaaatactaGAAAGGTCAGGTTTAGGTCAAAAGACGTATTTTCCAGAAGCGTTATTGAAATTGCCACCAAATCCTTGTATGGCTGAGGCAAGAAAAGAAGCTGAAATGGTTATGTTTGGTGCAATTGATGAATTGTTAGAGAAAACTGGTGTGAAGGCTAAAGATATTGGGATTCTTGTGGTGAATTGTAGTTTATTTAATCCAACTCCATCACTTTCTGCTATGATTGTTAATCATTATAAGCTTAGAGGAAATATTTTGAGTTACAACCTTGGTGGTATGGGATGTAGTGCTGGATTAATTTCAATTGACCTTGCCAAGCAAATGCTACAG GTGCAACCAAATTCATATGCACTAGTAGTCAGCATGGAAAACATAACACTAAATTGGTACTTTGGTAACAATCGATCAATGCTAGTCTCAAATTGCATTTTTCGTATGGGTGGTGCAGCAATATTATTATCGAATAAATCGTCCGATCGACGACGTTCAAAATATCAACTCATACATACAGTACGTACACACAAAGGTGCAGATGACAAGAGCTATGGATGTGTGTTCCAAGAGGAAGATGATAGTAAAAAAATTGGTGTCGCGTTGTCTAAAGACCTAATGGCTGTAGCAGGGGAGGCCTTGAAAACGAACATTACAACTCTAGGGCCAATTGTTCTCCCTATGTCCGAACAACTATTATTTTTTGCGACATTAGTCGCTAGgaaagtgttgaagatgaaaataaaaCCGTATATTCCTGATTTTAAGTTAGCGTTTGAACATTTTTGTATACATGCTGGTGGTAGGGCAGTGTTGGATGAGTTAGAAAAAAATCTTGAGTTAAGTGAATGGCATATGGAGCCATCAAGAATGACACTTTATAGGTTTGGTAATACTTCAAGTAGTTCATTGTGGTATGAATTGGCATATACTGAAGCTAAAGGGAGGATTAAGAAAGGTGATAGGACATGGCAAATTGCATTTGGTTCAGGATTTAAGTGTAATAGTGCTGTGTGGTGTGCATTAAGGACTATTGATCCTGCTAAGGAGAAGAATCCTTGGATGgatgaaattgatgaatttcCAGTTGAAGTGCCTAGAGTTGTGACAATTAATGATTCTTGA
- the LOC125870689 gene encoding inactive protein RESTRICTED TEV MOVEMENT 1-like: MDTIKVGAVGGRGGSIWEEEGDELVGIFVSYDEDIVYSLQFLNYVNGKLDMSAKYGTKQCEMYCAIMLDYPSEFLTSISGSFERINKKLTILRSIKFCTNKGSYGPFGTPSTDGNNIDFNFVIGNYQFFGGFHGTYNCNGIESIGFYVKNISSSHVIKLKDSPVKVKEEK; encoded by the coding sequence atggatACGATCAAAGTTGGGGCAGTTGGAGGACGTGGTGGATCAATTTgggaagaagaaggagatgaATTAGTTGGAATTTTTGTTTCTTATGATGAGGACATAGTTTATTCACTTCAATTCCTGAATTATGTGAATGGCAAATTAGATATGTCAGCTAAATACGGTACTAAACAATGTGAAATGTACTGTGCAATTATGTTGGATTATCCATCGGAATTTCTTACTTCCATAAGTGGCTCGTTTGAACGTATCAACAAAAAGTTAACAATTTTAAGATCGATAAAATTTTGTACCAATAAAGGTTCTTATGGACCATTTGGTACTCCGTCAACTGATGGCAATAATATTGACTTCAATTTTGTAATAggaaattatcaattttttggTGGATTTCATGGCACATATAATTGTAATGGCATTGAGAGTATTGGGTTTTATGTTAAGAACATTTCATCTTCTCATGTAATCAAGCTCAAAGATTCTCCAGTTAAGGTTAAAGaggaaaaataa
- the LOC125870688 gene encoding inactive protein RESTRICTED TEV MOVEMENT 1-like — protein MEMIKVGPVGSNGGSIWEENGRSEVAGIFVSYTQNTIQSLQFLFYENDKFVHSKKHGSPHSENFCALLFDYPSEFLTSISGSYIGDRYLSTGLDAIKFNTNKGSYGPFGRTEPTSNSKQFNFQLQNHRLFGGFHGTMSPSAVESIGIYVKPVVSPMINLKGGSLKGSLRV, from the coding sequence ATGGAGATGATAAAAGTTGGGCCAGTGGGAAGCAATGGTGGTTCCATATGGGAAGAAAATGGACGAAGCGAAGTTGCTGGTATTTTTGTTTCCTATACCCAAAACACTATTCAGTCGCTTCAGTTCCTCTTCTATGAGAATGACAAGTTTGTTCACTCAAAAAAGCATGGCAGTCCACACTCTGAAAACTTTTGCGCACTTCTCTTCGATTATCCATCAGAGTTTCTTACTTCGATAAGTGGTTCCTATATTGGCGATCGGTATTTATCAACAGGTTTGGATGCTATTAAATTTAACACCAACAAGGGTTCTTATGGACCATTTGGGCGTACGGAGCCTACAAGTAATAGCAAACAATTCAACTTTCAATTACAAAATCATCGTCTTTTTGGTGGTTTTCATGGCACCATGAGTCCATCTGCCGTTGAGAGTATTGGGATCTATGTTAAGCCAGTCGTATCCCCCATGATTAACTTGAAAGGAGGATCTCTGAAAGGATCTCTTCGAGTGTAA